A region of Rhodospirillales bacterium DNA encodes the following proteins:
- a CDS encoding MBL fold metallo-hydrolase, whose translation MSPPDGPPPDRPAHHTAKGFRNPPGSPRKPGHFGLVLRYLWRTRHVDRRPPAPEGFVLSRSVVRAGLNRHAHRDSVTWLGHAAFLLRLGGRTVLTDPFLSDHASPVDGFGPRRFTPPALRADELPPIDALVLSHNHYDHLDTRALLALRDRASIKAIVPLGLGRAMHEMGFTDVVEVDWRHEVRVGDGSKAPLRVIAEPVVHFSGRGLFDANQSLWCGAVLKTPERSVFFGGDSALGPVFEEIGGRHAPIDLALLGIGAYEPRDLFAAAHATPEEAVRIGRMIGARRVLGMHYGAIVLSAEPPFEPPVRFRAAALSAGYADEDVWTPKVGETMPL comes from the coding sequence ATGTCGCCGCCGGACGGGCCGCCGCCCGATCGTCCCGCCCACCACACGGCCAAGGGCTTCCGCAATCCGCCGGGCAGCCCGCGCAAGCCCGGCCATTTCGGTCTGGTGCTGCGGTACCTCTGGCGCACCCGCCACGTCGACCGCCGCCCGCCCGCGCCCGAAGGCTTCGTGCTGTCCAGGAGCGTGGTCCGCGCCGGGCTCAACCGCCACGCCCATCGCGATTCCGTCACCTGGCTGGGCCACGCCGCGTTCCTGCTGCGCCTGGGCGGACGGACCGTGCTGACCGATCCGTTCCTGTCGGACCACGCCTCGCCGGTCGACGGCTTCGGGCCGCGGCGCTTCACGCCGCCGGCGCTGCGCGCCGACGAGCTGCCGCCGATCGACGCGCTGGTCCTGTCGCACAACCACTACGACCACCTCGACACGCGGGCGCTGCTGGCGCTGCGCGACCGCGCCTCGATCAAGGCGATCGTGCCGCTGGGGCTGGGCCGCGCCATGCACGAGATGGGCTTCACCGACGTGGTCGAGGTCGATTGGCGGCATGAGGTCCGCGTCGGCGACGGCTCCAAGGCGCCGCTGCGCGTCATCGCCGAGCCGGTCGTGCATTTCTCCGGCCGCGGCTTGTTCGACGCCAACCAGTCGCTGTGGTGCGGCGCCGTGCTGAAGACGCCGGAGCGCTCCGTGTTCTTCGGCGGCGACAGCGCGCTGGGGCCGGTGTTCGAGGAGATCGGCGGGCGCCACGCGCCGATCGATCTGGCGCTGCTCGGCATCGGCGCGTACGAGCCGCGCGACCTGTTCGCCGCCGCCCACGCCACGCCCGAGGAGGCGGTCCGGATCGGCCGCATGATCGGCGCGCGCCGCGTGCTGGGCATGCACTACGGCGCCATCGTGCTGTCGGCCGAGCCGCCGTTCGAGCCGCCGGTGCGGTTCCGCGCCGCCGCGCTGTCGGCGGGCTACGCCGACGAGGACGTCTGGACGCCCAAGGTCGGAGAGACGATGCCTCTGTGA
- a CDS encoding HD domain-containing protein, with the protein MPTLEDAVALAAQAHRGQVDKAGQPYILHPLRVMLRVAGDDARMAAVLHDVVEDTEWTPARLRAAGYPEAVVRAVEHLTRGAGETYPEFIARAATDAVAREVKLADLADNMDVRRLGEVTAKDEERLARYRAAWRQLTDAPLPCTR; encoded by the coding sequence ATGCCCACGCTGGAAGACGCCGTCGCGCTGGCGGCGCAGGCCCATCGCGGCCAGGTCGACAAGGCCGGACAGCCGTACATCCTGCATCCCCTGCGGGTGATGCTGCGGGTCGCGGGCGACGACGCCCGCATGGCGGCGGTGCTGCACGACGTGGTCGAGGACACCGAATGGACGCCCGCCAGGCTGCGCGCCGCCGGCTACCCCGAGGCCGTGGTGCGCGCCGTCGAGCACCTCACCCGCGGCGCCGGCGAGACCTATCCCGAGTTCATCGCGCGGGCCGCCACCGACGCGGTGGCGCGCGAGGTCAAGCTCGCCGACCTCGCCGACAACATGGACGTCCGCCGGCTGGGCGAGGTGACCGCCAAGGACGAGGAGCGTCTCGCCCGCTACCGCGCGGCCTGGCGGCAGCTCACCGACGCGCCGCTGCCGTGCACAAGGTAG